The following proteins are co-located in the Halictus rubicundus isolate RS-2024b chromosome 1, iyHalRubi1_principal, whole genome shotgun sequence genome:
- the LOC143359629 gene encoding synaptic vesicle glycoprotein 2B isoform X1: MPSSEEESQWLVGSGGGPASSGGGTASGTGERTVTIRGGLYTEEMTTQPTNTSTAGVNAASADSAEHDLIDSTADATLLAQFHEDAIKQAGVGYFQILAALFTGLSLAADTVEYFVVPYILPSAEVELCIEDNEKGWLSNITLMGLALGGLFWGGLGDRIGRRRSLLSAMSVHALFSGVATFMPTYGTFMMARFCSAIGVGGSLPLAITYLAECCPRLSRGRWVGLLVAAGALGGVYAALLAGVVVPTTGEMVVLENKEHFSAWHRFLLLCWLPALCSTVGLIFIPESPRYLVEAGRDVEAMMVYQKIYKRNNARKGATGAQYQLSELELPTKRPRGLAPPSPTNHTSVMADIIYSIEMFWNSFLELFVSPHLRVSIVLIIIWSTVSFGLYGLMVWCPEYLKLIRATEYKNHTELINRKDFRNETFTGSIENRQYRNSTFFNCKFTKMVFSHVDFDYCTFQAVEFSSIKSSKTHFTHSEITFSKFVDTDLSAQVFTNCTLRNNTELSLSGPCPTLDLDYNIYIEEALNGHLVAQLAFVPAAALAGLALTVLERPKMIGISLFFSSVAALCLILVGTNNYAVLGFEGGFIAVFAIAWTSLTLVTVESFPTHLRCTGFGLIAAVIRLSGLIGTATYKTLVGAPLIAPALLTALPLLIASLTTFKLPHTHTVFL, encoded by the exons ATGCCCTCGTCGGAGGAGGAAAGCCAGTGGCTCGTTGGCAGCGGGGGTGGTCCCGCATCTTCCGGCGGTGGCACAGCATCCGGAACTGGAGAACGCACTGTCACAATTAGAGGAGGATTATACACCGAGGAAATGACGACACAACCGACAAACACGAGCACCGCAGGTGTGAACGCGGCTTCCGCCGATTCCGCCGAGCACGATCTCATCGACTCCACCGCCGACGCGACGCTTTTGGCACAATTTCACGAAGACGCTATCAAACAG GCTGGTGTTGGTTACTTTCAAATATTGGCTGCTCTGTTCACTGGCTTGAGCCTTGCAGCGGACactgttgaatattttgttGTACCATATATTTTACCGAGCGCAGAGGTCGAATTATGCATCGAGGACAATGAGAAAGGATGGCTTA GCAATATTACGCTGATGGGTCTAGCATTAGGCGGATTATTCTGGGGTGGTCTAGGGGATAGAATTGGAAGGCGTAGATCATTGTTATCCGCAATGTCTGTACATGCTTTGTTTAGTGGTGTTGCTACTTTTATGCCAACTTACGGCACATTTATGATGGCTAGATTTTGTTCTGCGATAGG AGTAGGAGGATCCTTACCATTGGCGATCACATATCTTGCGGAATGCTGTCCAAGACTAAGCAGAGGTCGTTGGGTAGGTTTACTTGTGGCAGCAGGAGCACTAGGAGGCGTATATGCTGCTCTGTTAGCAGGGGTAGTAGTTCCCACAACCGGAGAAATGGTAGTTCTTGAGAATAAAGAACACTTCAGTGCTTGGCATCGTTTCCTTCTACTTTGTTGGTTACCTGCATTATGCTCTACTGTCGGACTTATTTTTATACCAGAAAGTCCAAGGTATTTGGTAGAGGCAGGCAGAGATGTGGAAGCAATGATGGTTTACCag AAAATATATAAGAGAAACAATGCACGAAAGGGTGCAACAGGTGCACAATATCAGCTGTCTGAATTGGAGCTTCCAACTAAAAGGCCTCGTGGTTTGGCACCTCCATCTCCTACTAACCACACTAGCGTAATGGctgatataatttattctattGAAATG TTTTGGAATTCTTTTCTGGAACTATTTGTATCACCGCATTTACGCGTGTCGATAGTGCTTATAATTATTTGGTCAACCGTGTCATTTGG GCTGTACGGCCTTATGGTATGGTGTCCCGAGTACCTCAAACTTATACGTGCAACAGAATATAAAAATCATACGGAACTGATTAATAGAAAAGACTTTAGAAACGAGACGTTCACTGGTTCCATAGAGAATCGTCAATACAGAAATTCGACCTTTTTTAATTGCAA ATTTACTAAGATGGTATTTAGCCATGTAGATTTTGACTATTGTACTTTCCAGGCTGTAGAATTTAGTAGTATAAAATCCAGCAAAACTCACTTTACGCACAGCGAAATTACATTCTCGAA atTTGTGGATACTGACCTGTCCGCGCAAGTTTTTACGAACTGTACATTAAGAAATAATACGGAATTAAGTTTAAGCGGACCTTGCCCGACTCTCGATTTggattacaatatttatatagagGAAGCACTCAATGGTCATCTCGTTGCTCAATTGGCCTTCGTGCCTGCAGCTGCTCTGGCGGGACTAGCACTTACTGTACTTGAGCGGCCAAAAATGATTGGCATCTCGCTATTTTTTTCTTCAGTAGCTGCCCTATGTCTAATTCTAGTGGGTACGAACAATTATGCAGTCCTTGGTTTCGAAGGTGGTTTCATAGCCGTTTTTGCTATCGCATGGACGTCACTTACGTTGGTCACAGTCGAGAGCTTCCCTACACATTTGAG GTGTACTGGTTTCGGTTTGATAGCGGCTGTTATAAGATTATCTGGTTTGATCGGAACCGCAACTTACAAAACTTTAGTCGGCGCACCCTTAATCGCGCCCGCACTGTTGACTGCATTGCCCTTGTTAATAGCTAGTCTCACAACGTTCAAATTGCCTCACACTCATACAGTTTTCTTATAA
- the LOC143359629 gene encoding synaptic vesicle glycoprotein 2B isoform X2, with protein MDEVLDKSIAKPKYQSREIPGYLNDFPAGVGYFQILAALFTGLSLAADTVEYFVVPYILPSAEVELCIEDNEKGWLSNITLMGLALGGLFWGGLGDRIGRRRSLLSAMSVHALFSGVATFMPTYGTFMMARFCSAIGVGGSLPLAITYLAECCPRLSRGRWVGLLVAAGALGGVYAALLAGVVVPTTGEMVVLENKEHFSAWHRFLLLCWLPALCSTVGLIFIPESPRYLVEAGRDVEAMMVYQKIYKRNNARKGATGAQYQLSELELPTKRPRGLAPPSPTNHTSVMADIIYSIEMFWNSFLELFVSPHLRVSIVLIIIWSTVSFGLYGLMVWCPEYLKLIRATEYKNHTELINRKDFRNETFTGSIENRQYRNSTFFNCKFTKMVFSHVDFDYCTFQAVEFSSIKSSKTHFTHSEITFSKFVDTDLSAQVFTNCTLRNNTELSLSGPCPTLDLDYNIYIEEALNGHLVAQLAFVPAAALAGLALTVLERPKMIGISLFFSSVAALCLILVGTNNYAVLGFEGGFIAVFAIAWTSLTLVTVESFPTHLRCTGFGLIAAVIRLSGLIGTATYKTLVGAPLIAPALLTALPLLIASLTTFKLPHTHTVFL; from the exons ATGGACGAGGTCTTGGATAAATCGATCGCGAAACCGAAATATCAATCGCGGGAAATACCGGGATACCTGAATGATTTTCCT GCTGGTGTTGGTTACTTTCAAATATTGGCTGCTCTGTTCACTGGCTTGAGCCTTGCAGCGGACactgttgaatattttgttGTACCATATATTTTACCGAGCGCAGAGGTCGAATTATGCATCGAGGACAATGAGAAAGGATGGCTTA GCAATATTACGCTGATGGGTCTAGCATTAGGCGGATTATTCTGGGGTGGTCTAGGGGATAGAATTGGAAGGCGTAGATCATTGTTATCCGCAATGTCTGTACATGCTTTGTTTAGTGGTGTTGCTACTTTTATGCCAACTTACGGCACATTTATGATGGCTAGATTTTGTTCTGCGATAGG AGTAGGAGGATCCTTACCATTGGCGATCACATATCTTGCGGAATGCTGTCCAAGACTAAGCAGAGGTCGTTGGGTAGGTTTACTTGTGGCAGCAGGAGCACTAGGAGGCGTATATGCTGCTCTGTTAGCAGGGGTAGTAGTTCCCACAACCGGAGAAATGGTAGTTCTTGAGAATAAAGAACACTTCAGTGCTTGGCATCGTTTCCTTCTACTTTGTTGGTTACCTGCATTATGCTCTACTGTCGGACTTATTTTTATACCAGAAAGTCCAAGGTATTTGGTAGAGGCAGGCAGAGATGTGGAAGCAATGATGGTTTACCag AAAATATATAAGAGAAACAATGCACGAAAGGGTGCAACAGGTGCACAATATCAGCTGTCTGAATTGGAGCTTCCAACTAAAAGGCCTCGTGGTTTGGCACCTCCATCTCCTACTAACCACACTAGCGTAATGGctgatataatttattctattGAAATG TTTTGGAATTCTTTTCTGGAACTATTTGTATCACCGCATTTACGCGTGTCGATAGTGCTTATAATTATTTGGTCAACCGTGTCATTTGG GCTGTACGGCCTTATGGTATGGTGTCCCGAGTACCTCAAACTTATACGTGCAACAGAATATAAAAATCATACGGAACTGATTAATAGAAAAGACTTTAGAAACGAGACGTTCACTGGTTCCATAGAGAATCGTCAATACAGAAATTCGACCTTTTTTAATTGCAA ATTTACTAAGATGGTATTTAGCCATGTAGATTTTGACTATTGTACTTTCCAGGCTGTAGAATTTAGTAGTATAAAATCCAGCAAAACTCACTTTACGCACAGCGAAATTACATTCTCGAA atTTGTGGATACTGACCTGTCCGCGCAAGTTTTTACGAACTGTACATTAAGAAATAATACGGAATTAAGTTTAAGCGGACCTTGCCCGACTCTCGATTTggattacaatatttatatagagGAAGCACTCAATGGTCATCTCGTTGCTCAATTGGCCTTCGTGCCTGCAGCTGCTCTGGCGGGACTAGCACTTACTGTACTTGAGCGGCCAAAAATGATTGGCATCTCGCTATTTTTTTCTTCAGTAGCTGCCCTATGTCTAATTCTAGTGGGTACGAACAATTATGCAGTCCTTGGTTTCGAAGGTGGTTTCATAGCCGTTTTTGCTATCGCATGGACGTCACTTACGTTGGTCACAGTCGAGAGCTTCCCTACACATTTGAG GTGTACTGGTTTCGGTTTGATAGCGGCTGTTATAAGATTATCTGGTTTGATCGGAACCGCAACTTACAAAACTTTAGTCGGCGCACCCTTAATCGCGCCCGCACTGTTGACTGCATTGCCCTTGTTAATAGCTAGTCTCACAACGTTCAAATTGCCTCACACTCATACAGTTTTCTTATAA